One window of Peteryoungia desertarenae genomic DNA carries:
- the dxs gene encoding 1-deoxy-D-xylulose-5-phosphate synthase gives MTSLPDTPILDKVKFPADLKSIEDRDLPQLAREVRDEMIDAVSKTGGHLGAGLGVVELTIAIHKVFNTPDDRLIFDVGHQCYPHKILTGRRDRIRTLRQEDGLSGFTKRAESEYDPFGAAHSSTSISAGLGMAIAAELSQTDRKVIAVIGDGAMSAGMAYEALNNAGALDARLIVILNDNDMSIAPPTGAMSAYLARLASGRTYMGFRDFGKKLTAYLGKTVDRAITRAVEHARGYVTGGTMFEELGFYHIGPIDGHSFEHLLPVLRNVRDNAKGPVLIHVVTQKGKGYPPAEAAADKYHGVNKFDVITGTQAKAKPNAPSYTSVFGEALVQEARFDEKIVGITAAMPSGTGLDKLQSVFPKRTYDVGIAEQHAVTFAAGLASQGYKPFCALYSTFLQRGYDQVVHDVAIQGLPVRFPIDRAGFVGADGPTHAGSFDIGFLSSLPGFVVMAAADEAELKHMVRTAAAYDEGPISFRYPRGEGVGIPMPERGEILEIGKGRIVKEGSKVALLSFGTRLAECLLAAEDLDAAGLSTTVADARFAKPLDHDLIRQLVRHHAVLVTIEEGAVGGFGSQVMHMLVNEGLLDGGLKVRSLVLPDCWMDQAKPETMYAKAGLDAAGIMKTVFAALGEGRTGVNAAG, from the coding sequence GTGACATCCCTGCCCGATACGCCGATCCTGGACAAGGTCAAGTTTCCTGCTGATCTGAAATCCATCGAAGACCGCGACTTGCCGCAATTGGCCCGTGAAGTACGGGACGAGATGATCGACGCGGTGTCGAAGACGGGTGGTCACCTGGGCGCCGGTCTCGGTGTTGTTGAACTGACGATTGCGATCCACAAGGTCTTCAACACGCCGGACGATCGGTTGATCTTCGATGTCGGGCACCAGTGCTATCCGCACAAGATTCTGACCGGACGACGCGACCGCATCCGCACGCTGCGCCAGGAAGACGGGCTTTCCGGTTTTACCAAGCGGGCGGAAAGCGAATACGATCCCTTTGGCGCCGCCCATTCCTCGACCTCCATTTCTGCCGGTCTCGGCATGGCCATTGCCGCCGAGTTGTCGCAAACGGACCGCAAGGTGATTGCGGTGATCGGTGATGGCGCGATGAGTGCGGGCATGGCCTATGAGGCGCTGAACAATGCCGGGGCACTCGATGCAAGGCTGATCGTCATCCTCAACGACAACGACATGTCGATTGCGCCGCCGACGGGTGCGATGAGCGCCTATCTGGCGCGGTTGGCCTCCGGTCGCACCTATATGGGTTTCCGCGACTTCGGCAAGAAGCTGACGGCCTATCTTGGCAAGACCGTCGACCGGGCGATTACCCGCGCGGTCGAGCATGCGCGCGGCTATGTGACGGGCGGCACCATGTTCGAGGAGCTCGGCTTCTATCACATTGGCCCGATTGACGGACATTCCTTCGAGCACCTGCTGCCGGTGCTGCGCAATGTGCGCGACAATGCCAAGGGCCCCGTTCTCATCCATGTGGTAACCCAGAAGGGCAAGGGATATCCGCCGGCGGAAGCAGCCGCCGACAAGTATCACGGCGTCAACAAGTTCGATGTCATTACCGGCACGCAGGCCAAGGCCAAGCCGAATGCGCCGAGCTACACCTCAGTTTTTGGCGAAGCACTGGTGCAGGAAGCCCGGTTTGACGAGAAGATCGTCGGGATTACCGCTGCCATGCCCTCCGGCACCGGTCTCGACAAGCTGCAGAGCGTTTTTCCCAAGCGCACCTATGATGTTGGCATTGCCGAGCAGCATGCGGTGACGTTTGCCGCTGGCCTTGCCTCTCAGGGCTACAAGCCGTTTTGCGCACTCTACTCCACCTTCCTGCAGCGCGGCTACGACCAGGTTGTGCATGACGTGGCGATCCAGGGGTTGCCGGTGCGTTTCCCGATCGATCGTGCAGGCTTCGTCGGTGCAGATGGCCCGACCCATGCCGGCTCGTTCGATATCGGCTTTCTATCGTCCCTGCCGGGCTTTGTGGTGATGGCGGCGGCAGACGAGGCGGAACTGAAGCATATGGTGCGCACAGCAGCCGCTTATGACGAGGGCCCGATTTCCTTCCGATATCCGCGTGGCGAGGGTGTTGGCATTCCCATGCCGGAGCGCGGCGAAATCCTGGAGATCGGCAAGGGCCGCATTGTCAAGGAAGGCAGCAAGGTTGCTCTCCTGTCCTTCGGCACGCGTCTTGCCGAGTGTCTTCTGGCCGCCGAGGATCTCGATGCTGCCGGCCTCTCCACGACTGTTGCGGATGCGCGCTTTGCCAAGCCGCTGGATCACGACCTGATCCGCCAGCTGGTGCGCCACCATGCCGTTCTTGTCACCATCGAAGAAGGTGCAGTTGGTGGCTTCGGCAGTCAGGTCATGCATATGCTGGTCAATGAAGGCCTGCTCGACGGCGGGCTCAAGGTGCGCTCGCTCGTGCTTCCCGATTGCTGGATGGATCAGGCCAAGCCGGAGACCATGTATGCCAAGGCTGGCCTTGATGCTGCCGGCATCATGAAGACGGTTTTTGCAGCTCTTGGCGAGGGCCGGACCGGGGTGAATGCTGCGGGTTGA
- a CDS encoding pirin family protein: protein MSFFPGTDPVPGNALACEAIEHLIIPRSSDIGGFSVRRALPSSRRRLVGPFIFFDRMGPAVLKAGEAMDVRPHPHIGLSTVTYLFDGEIKHRDSLGTELVIAPGDINLMTAGRGIVHSERTPENLRGHPLSMSGLQTWIALPDQMEEIDPAFAHTSKAELPVFDSGGASGRLVIGAMGGLRSPVKTFSETLYVDLTLAPGARFPFDAGQEERALYVLSGEIEIAGDRFAADQLLVFRPGDEITLIGGAQGCHVMLFGGAAMGSKKHIWWNFVSSSKERIEQAKEEWRTGRFDIVPGDEEEFIPLP from the coding sequence ATGTCCTTCTTTCCCGGCACCGACCCCGTTCCCGGTAATGCTCTGGCCTGCGAAGCCATCGAGCATCTGATCATCCCGCGCTCCAGCGATATCGGCGGTTTTTCGGTGCGGCGGGCCCTGCCCTCCTCCAGGAGGCGGCTCGTCGGGCCGTTCATCTTCTTCGACCGGATGGGACCGGCAGTCCTTAAAGCCGGCGAAGCGATGGATGTGCGCCCGCATCCGCATATCGGCCTCTCCACTGTCACCTATCTGTTCGACGGGGAGATCAAGCACCGCGACAGCCTTGGCACCGAGCTTGTGATCGCGCCTGGCGATATCAACCTGATGACCGCCGGACGCGGCATCGTGCATTCGGAACGGACGCCGGAGAATCTCAGAGGGCATCCGCTGTCGATGTCGGGCCTGCAGACATGGATAGCCCTGCCGGACCAGATGGAGGAGATTGATCCCGCCTTTGCCCATACCAGCAAGGCGGAACTGCCTGTCTTCGACAGCGGCGGGGCTTCGGGTCGTCTGGTGATCGGCGCAATGGGCGGGCTTCGCTCGCCGGTCAAGACATTTTCCGAAACGCTCTATGTCGACCTGACGCTTGCCCCCGGCGCGCGCTTTCCGTTTGATGCCGGCCAGGAAGAGCGGGCGCTTTATGTGCTGTCGGGTGAGATCGAGATTGCTGGTGATCGTTTCGCTGCCGATCAGCTGCTTGTCTTCAGACCCGGTGACGAGATCACCCTCATCGGAGGCGCACAGGGCTGTCATGTGATGCTCTTCGGTGGCGCGGCCATGGGTTCGAAGAAACATATCTGGTGGAATTTTGTTTCGTCGTCGAAAGAGCGCATCGAACAGGCCAAGGAAGAGTGGAGAACGGGTCGTTTTGACATTGTTCCGGGGGACGAAGAGGAATTCATCCCTTTGCCCTAG
- a CDS encoding DUF1850 domain-containing protein, translating to MSLCITVLSKTLLVPVMSFSLSWTHSVEKVEWREDWSVTPAGLELKTAYIKGSGAGMEPGEGAVLDDGWWRWKPRGAAIPELRLAASGATGGGWTLCHEGGCLPLGREAGSDSVLWPCDGPTSNQDTEQ from the coding sequence ATGAGCCTCTGCATCACCGTTCTTAGCAAGACATTGCTGGTGCCGGTGATGAGCTTTTCGCTGTCCTGGACACATTCCGTCGAGAAGGTCGAATGGCGGGAGGACTGGAGCGTGACCCCGGCCGGCCTTGAACTGAAGACCGCCTATATCAAGGGGTCCGGTGCCGGGATGGAGCCCGGCGAAGGTGCCGTGCTGGACGATGGCTGGTGGCGCTGGAAGCCGCGAGGAGCTGCCATACCGGAACTCCGGCTTGCGGCTTCGGGCGCGACCGGCGGCGGCTGGACGCTTTGCCATGAGGGCGGCTGCCTGCCGCTTGGACGTGAGGCCGGGTCTGACAGTGTGCTATGGCCTTGTGACGGACCGACGTCCAATCAAGACACGGAACAATGA
- a CDS encoding TRAP transporter permease, translating into MSAETVATPTHVIVPPDDHERHFPKTAEGHLLYGIAIAFSLFQIATAAHLIDMPSQLVRSFHVGFLLLLGFPLVAANLRKGAIYKAMAWGLAGLAVAVAFYQYIEYEPLLFRAGDLMTRDVVFGVIAIGTIFIAAWMIIGPALPIISGIFLAYCLFGQYLPSPLNHRGYDFAQVIDHMAYGTEGIYGVPIFVSSSFIFLFILFGSFLERAGMIKLFTDVSLGLVGYKRGGAAKVSVISSGFMGTISGSGVANVVTTGQFTIPLMKRFGYRPAFAGGVEATSSMGGQIMPPVMGAVAFIMAETLGVEYAEIVKAALIPAILYFASAFWMVHLEAGKRGLVGLDPKDLPSPLQAITKQWYLLLPLAALVWLLFSGYTPLFAGTAGLGLTMLLVLGSSVAIGLSNTVIRTIFWIGLGIAGASFFQYGFKSVLIAIVVLIAWNFFVKGGREALKLSVDSLADGAKTALPVGVACAIVGIIVGTMTLTGAANTFGQFVVAVGQHSLFLSLVLTMLTCIVLGMGIPTIPNYIITSSIAGPALLELGVPLIVSHMFVFYFGILADLTPPVALACFAAAPIAKESGLKISMQAIKIAAAGFVIPFMAVYTPALMLQDGGPLAESIGYPLAVAYILIKTVTAIGLWGIAVIGYLNGPLPMLHRLLAATAAFFLVAALPITDEIGGALVLLFAFLAWKYPGKTKARETASSPPVEPA; encoded by the coding sequence ATGAGCGCCGAGACTGTCGCCACCCCTACCCATGTGATCGTGCCGCCGGACGACCATGAGCGGCATTTTCCGAAGACCGCGGAAGGTCATCTGCTTTACGGGATCGCGATTGCTTTCTCACTGTTTCAGATCGCAACGGCTGCCCATCTCATCGACATGCCAAGTCAGCTGGTCCGATCATTCCATGTGGGTTTTCTGTTGCTTCTCGGCTTTCCGCTTGTGGCTGCGAACCTGCGTAAGGGTGCCATCTACAAAGCCATGGCCTGGGGGCTCGCAGGCCTCGCTGTGGCTGTCGCCTTTTACCAGTACATCGAATACGAGCCTCTGCTTTTTCGCGCCGGCGATCTGATGACCCGCGACGTGGTGTTCGGCGTCATTGCAATCGGTACAATCTTTATCGCTGCCTGGATGATCATTGGTCCGGCGCTGCCGATCATCTCCGGTATTTTCCTCGCATACTGCCTGTTCGGGCAGTATCTGCCCTCGCCACTCAATCACCGGGGCTATGATTTCGCCCAGGTCATCGACCACATGGCCTATGGCACGGAGGGCATTTATGGCGTTCCGATCTTCGTTTCGTCGTCCTTCATTTTCCTGTTCATCCTGTTCGGGTCATTTCTCGAACGGGCGGGGATGATCAAGCTCTTCACCGACGTGTCACTCGGTCTTGTCGGGTATAAGCGAGGTGGGGCCGCCAAGGTCTCGGTCATTTCCTCCGGTTTCATGGGCACGATCTCGGGTTCGGGCGTGGCCAATGTGGTGACCACGGGCCAGTTCACCATTCCGCTGATGAAGCGCTTCGGCTATCGCCCCGCCTTTGCTGGCGGCGTCGAGGCCACGTCTTCCATGGGCGGGCAGATCATGCCGCCGGTCATGGGTGCCGTTGCCTTCATCATGGCCGAGACACTGGGAGTCGAATATGCCGAGATCGTCAAGGCAGCCCTCATTCCGGCGATCCTCTATTTCGCCTCGGCCTTCTGGATGGTGCATCTGGAAGCGGGCAAGCGCGGGCTGGTCGGGCTTGACCCGAAGGACCTGCCCTCGCCGCTGCAAGCCATTACGAAACAATGGTATCTGCTGCTGCCACTTGCTGCCCTCGTCTGGCTGTTGTTTTCCGGCTACACACCGCTGTTTGCCGGGACGGCAGGACTTGGGCTCACCATGCTGCTCGTTCTCGGCAGCTCGGTTGCCATCGGCCTTTCCAACACCGTGATCCGGACGATCTTCTGGATCGGGCTCGGCATCGCAGGCGCCTCCTTCTTCCAGTATGGCTTCAAGTCGGTCCTGATTGCCATTGTCGTGCTGATCGCGTGGAACTTTTTCGTCAAGGGCGGTCGCGAGGCATTGAAGCTCAGCGTCGACAGCCTTGCGGACGGTGCCAAGACCGCCCTGCCCGTTGGTGTGGCCTGCGCAATCGTTGGGATCATTGTCGGTACGATGACACTGACAGGAGCTGCCAATACCTTCGGTCAGTTCGTGGTCGCTGTCGGGCAACACAGCCTGTTCCTGTCGCTGGTGCTCACCATGCTGACCTGTATCGTGCTCGGCATGGGTATTCCCACCATTCCAAACTACATCATCACCTCCTCGATTGCGGGTCCTGCCTTGCTGGAACTCGGCGTGCCGCTGATCGTCAGCCACATGTTCGTCTTCTATTTCGGCATTCTGGCCGATCTCACGCCGCCTGTCGCCCTTGCCTGCTTTGCCGCTGCCCCGATTGCCAAGGAATCGGGTCTGAAGATCTCGATGCAGGCGATCAAGATCGCGGCTGCCGGCTTTGTCATACCCTTCATGGCCGTCTATACGCCGGCCCTGATGCTGCAGGATGGCGGACCGCTGGCTGAAAGCATCGGCTATCCCCTGGCGGTCGCCTATATCCTGATCAAGACCGTCACAGCGATCGGGCTCTGGGGCATCGCCGTGATCGGGTATCTCAACGGGCCGCTGCCGATGCTGCACAGGCTTCTCGCGGCGACAGCGGCGTTCTTCCTGGTCGCAGCGTTGCCCATCACGGACGAGATTGGCGGGGCACTTGTTCTGCTGTTTGCATTTCTGGCCTGGAAGTATCCCGGCAAGACCAAGGCGCGTGAGACGGCTTCCTCCCCACCGGTGGAACCGGCATGA
- a CDS encoding TAXI family TRAP transporter solute-binding subunit: MAASVAFGITTAKAEQFINVLTGGTSGVYYPLGVALSKIYGEKIPGVRTQVQATKASVENLNLLQQGKGEIGFALGDSVKLAAEGNEEAGFKTPLDKLRGIAAVYPNYIQIVASKDSGITTLDGLKGKSLSVGAAKSGTELNARAILTAAGMSYDDLGKTEYLPFAESVELIKNRQLDATLQSAGLGVASLKDLSTSVPITVVAVPESIATTLGAPYVAATIPAGTYEGQTEDVSTVAVVNFLVTHSDVSDDLAYEMTKQLFENLPDMVAAHQAANAIKLEEATKGMPIPLHPGAERYYKEKGML; this comes from the coding sequence ATGGCAGCATCCGTCGCCTTTGGCATCACTACGGCGAAGGCCGAGCAGTTCATCAATGTTCTGACTGGCGGTACATCCGGCGTCTACTATCCGCTGGGCGTTGCCCTTTCGAAGATCTATGGCGAAAAGATCCCGGGTGTCCGCACACAGGTGCAGGCGACCAAGGCTTCCGTCGAAAACCTCAATCTCCTGCAGCAGGGCAAGGGTGAGATCGGCTTTGCGCTGGGTGACAGCGTCAAGCTCGCGGCGGAGGGCAATGAAGAGGCTGGCTTCAAGACGCCGCTCGACAAGCTGCGCGGGATAGCCGCCGTCTATCCGAACTATATCCAGATCGTGGCCTCGAAGGACTCGGGCATCACCACGCTCGACGGATTGAAGGGCAAGAGCCTTTCGGTCGGTGCGGCAAAATCCGGAACCGAGCTCAACGCGCGGGCAATCCTGACGGCTGCCGGCATGAGCTATGACGATCTCGGCAAGACCGAATATCTGCCCTTTGCCGAATCCGTCGAGCTGATCAAGAACCGTCAGCTGGACGCCACTCTGCAGTCGGCTGGTCTTGGTGTAGCATCGCTGAAGGACCTTTCGACCTCCGTGCCGATCACCGTTGTCGCCGTGCCGGAGAGCATCGCGACGACGCTTGGTGCCCCTTATGTGGCGGCAACCATTCCGGCCGGCACCTATGAAGGCCAGACGGAGGATGTCTCGACGGTTGCCGTCGTCAACTTCCTGGTGACGCATTCCGACGTTTCGGATGATCTCGCCTATGAGATGACCAAGCAGCTCTTCGAAAACCTGCCTGACATGGTCGCTGCACATCAGGCGGCGAATGCAATCAAGCTGGAGGAAGCGACCAAGGGCATGCCGATCCCGCTCCATCCGGGCGCCGAGCGCTACTACAAGGAAAAGGGCATGCTGTGA
- a CDS encoding TerC family protein: MELLLILFLGKPLWMWLLFLTLVIALLAFDLGVLNKDDHEIGIAESLKLSAMYITLGLLFSSFIYWQMDATATAQYLTAFVVEKTLAMDNIFVIALIFSFFAIPREYQHRVLFWGILGVILLRGIMIGLGATIVDQYHWVLYLFAGFLILTGIKMLFVADKEHKIEENGLIRFLKRRLNVTEEIHGHDFFVKKPDPATGTTRRFATPLFLALITIEIADLVFAVDSVPAVFTITTDPYIVYTSNIFAILGLRALYFALDAILHRFSYLKYALSVLLVFIGSKIFIAWGMGWEKFPPEWSLGITFLILGVGVAYSLWKTGPSKTLEAKTPAE; encoded by the coding sequence TTGGAACTTCTTCTCATTCTGTTTCTCGGCAAGCCGCTCTGGATGTGGCTGCTCTTCCTCACACTCGTCATCGCGCTTCTGGCCTTTGACCTCGGCGTTCTCAACAAGGACGACCACGAAATCGGCATTGCCGAGAGCTTGAAGCTTTCGGCCATGTACATCACGCTCGGGCTGCTCTTCTCCAGCTTCATCTACTGGCAGATGGATGCAACCGCGACGGCCCAGTATCTGACCGCCTTTGTCGTGGAAAAGACGCTGGCGATGGACAACATCTTCGTCATCGCGCTGATCTTCAGCTTCTTCGCCATCCCGCGCGAATACCAGCACCGCGTGCTGTTTTGGGGTATCCTCGGCGTGATCCTCTTGCGCGGTATCATGATTGGCCTCGGAGCCACGATCGTCGACCAGTATCATTGGGTCCTCTACTTGTTCGCGGGCTTCTTGATCCTCACGGGCATCAAGATGCTCTTTGTCGCCGACAAGGAGCACAAGATCGAGGAAAACGGTCTGATCCGTTTCCTCAAGCGTCGCCTGAACGTGACGGAGGAGATCCATGGACATGATTTCTTCGTGAAGAAGCCGGACCCGGCAACAGGCACAACGAGGCGCTTCGCAACCCCGCTTTTCCTGGCGCTGATCACGATTGAAATCGCTGATCTTGTCTTTGCGGTCGACTCCGTGCCGGCGGTCTTCACCATCACCACCGACCCCTATATCGTCTACACGTCCAACATCTTCGCGATCCTCGGCCTGCGCGCGCTCTATTTCGCGCTGGACGCCATCCTGCATCGCTTCAGCTATCTGAAATATGCGCTGTCCGTGCTGCTGGTCTTCATCGGCTCGAAGATCTTCATCGCCTGGGGCATGGGCTGGGAGAAGTTCCCGCCGGAGTGGTCGCTCGGCATCACCTTCCTCATCCTCGGCGTCGGCGTGGCCTATTCGCTGTGGAAGACCGGCCCGT